From Chlamydiifrater volucris, one genomic window encodes:
- the lepA gene encoding translation elongation factor 4 — translation MKEYNIENIRNFSIIAHIDHGKSTIADRLLEATQTVEEREMKDQLLDSMDLERERGITIKAHPVTMRYVHEGVEYEINLIDTPGHVDFSYEVSRSLSACEGALLIVDAAQGVQAQSLANVYLALDRNLEIIPILNKIDLPAADPEEVKRQIRDYIGLDTTNAIACSAKTGLGISDILEAIIALIPPPLPQDPGAPLKALVFDSHYDPYVGIMVYVRIVSGEIKKGDKIILMASGNTSHEVLGVGAFMPEATLIEDSLKPGQVGYFIANIKKVKDVKIGDTVTTHKNPAKEPLEGFKEINPVVFAGIYPIDSSDFDALKDALSRLQLNDSALTVEQESSHSLGFGFRCGFLGLLHLEIIFERIMREFDIDVIATAPSVVYRIVLKNGKVLEIDNPTAYPDPATIEHVEEPWVTAHIITPQEYLSNIMSLCLDKRGLCSKTEMLDDNRLILTYSLPLNEIVSDFNDKLKSVTKGYGSFDYQLSDYQKSPIIKLEILVNDEPVDAFSCLVHRDKAESRGRSICEKLVEVIPQQLFKVPIQAAINKKIVARETIRALSKNVTAKCYGGDITRKRKLWEKQKKGKKRMREFGKVSIPNTAFMEVLKLD, via the coding sequence TTGAAAGAGTATAATATCGAGAATATTAGGAATTTTTCTATAATAGCCCACATTGATCATGGAAAATCTACAATAGCCGATCGCCTGCTGGAAGCGACTCAAACCGTTGAGGAGCGGGAGATGAAGGACCAGCTTCTAGATTCCATGGACCTGGAAAGAGAACGGGGCATCACTATCAAGGCGCACCCCGTCACTATGCGTTACGTTCACGAAGGTGTAGAGTATGAAATAAATCTTATAGACACTCCGGGGCACGTAGATTTTTCTTACGAAGTATCTCGTTCTTTATCCGCTTGCGAAGGCGCGTTGCTTATTGTCGACGCAGCGCAAGGAGTACAAGCCCAGAGCTTAGCTAACGTGTACCTAGCGCTCGATCGAAATCTAGAAATTATTCCCATCCTTAATAAAATAGATCTACCAGCAGCAGATCCGGAGGAAGTTAAACGGCAAATTAGAGATTACATAGGTTTGGATACGACAAATGCCATTGCTTGTTCAGCAAAAACAGGTTTAGGAATTTCTGATATTTTAGAAGCTATCATAGCTCTTATTCCCCCGCCTTTGCCTCAAGATCCAGGTGCTCCTCTGAAAGCTTTGGTATTTGATTCTCACTATGATCCTTATGTAGGGATTATGGTTTACGTCCGCATAGTAAGTGGGGAGATAAAAAAAGGAGATAAAATTATTCTAATGGCTTCTGGGAACACTTCCCATGAAGTGCTTGGAGTTGGAGCCTTTATGCCCGAAGCCACTTTGATAGAAGATTCTTTAAAACCAGGCCAAGTTGGGTACTTCATTGCCAATATTAAAAAAGTAAAAGATGTTAAAATTGGAGACACCGTAACAACCCACAAGAATCCAGCCAAGGAGCCTTTGGAAGGGTTCAAAGAGATAAACCCCGTAGTTTTTGCTGGAATTTATCCCATAGATTCTTCTGATTTTGACGCACTGAAAGACGCTTTATCTAGATTGCAGCTAAACGATTCTGCATTGACAGTGGAACAAGAAAGCAGTCATTCTTTGGGGTTTGGGTTCCGCTGCGGATTTTTAGGGCTGTTACACCTAGAAATTATTTTTGAACGCATAATGCGAGAATTCGATATCGATGTTATCGCTACTGCTCCTAGCGTCGTTTACCGGATAGTCTTGAAGAATGGAAAAGTTTTGGAAATCGATAACCCGACAGCCTACCCCGATCCAGCAACTATCGAACACGTAGAAGAACCCTGGGTCACGGCACATATTATTACTCCTCAGGAATATCTAAGCAATATTATGAGTCTCTGTCTGGATAAGCGGGGATTATGTTCGAAGACGGAAATGCTTGATGATAATCGCCTGATACTCACCTACAGCCTTCCTCTAAACGAAATCGTTTCTGATTTTAACGATAAATTAAAATCCGTTACCAAAGGATATGGTTCTTTTGACTATCAGCTCTCTGATTACCAAAAAAGTCCTATTATTAAGCTCGAGATTCTCGTCAACGATGAACCTGTGGATGCTTTCTCCTGCTTAGTGCATAGAGACAAAGCAGAATCTAGAGGGAGAAGCATTTGTGAAAAGCTAGTAGAAGTCATCCCCCAACAACTTTTCAAAGTTCCCATTCAAGCGGCAATTAATAAAAAAATTGTCGCCCGAGAAACTATTCGAGCTTTATCCAAAAACGTTACAGCAAAATGCTACGGTGGGGACATCACTCGAAAACGAAAGCTTTGGGAAAAACAGAAAAAAGGAAAAAAGCGTATGCGCGAATTTGGAAAAGTATCTATTCCAAATACAGCCTTTATGGAAGTACTAAAGTTAGACTAG
- the gnd gene encoding decarboxylating NADP(+)-dependent phosphogluconate dehydrogenase, whose product MTKGSDIGLIGLAVMGKNLVLNMRDHGFSVSVYNRSQEKTREFLEDPEVLGSSIQGFYSLQEFVSSLERPRKILLMIKSGDPVDHTINALLPFLEEGDIIIDGGNSYFLDSERRFKELKSKQIFFVGAGISGGEEGARNGPSIMPGGDFRAWEFIKPIFLSIAAKSQDGKPCCSWIGSGGAGHYVKMVHNGIEYGDMQLISELYGLMRDYVRMSSDEIALVFDDWNNCELESYLVRITSEVLAAKDKNNRSIIDSILDVAGQKGTGKWTAIEALQADVPLSLITGAVFSRYLSGMKEERILAKEAFSKSDLEFSGSKKEFLQDCFHALYASKIISYSQGFSLLKKASTKFDWDLDLGEISLIWRGGCIIQSVFLQDIKNAFVSSPDLPSLIMDPFFQSALKQADSGWRRVVAAAVLSGIPVPCLSEAISYFDGYTTSNSSANLIQGLRDYFGAHSYERVDRPRGEFYHTDWSGDLETNLV is encoded by the coding sequence ATGACAAAAGGATCTGATATCGGACTAATAGGTCTCGCTGTGATGGGAAAGAATTTAGTGCTAAACATGCGAGATCACGGGTTTTCTGTTTCTGTTTATAATCGTAGTCAGGAGAAAACAAGGGAGTTTTTAGAGGATCCCGAGGTGCTGGGTTCCAGTATTCAGGGGTTTTATTCTTTGCAAGAGTTTGTCAGTTCTCTAGAACGTCCAAGAAAGATATTACTGATGATTAAGTCTGGAGATCCTGTAGATCACACTATCAATGCTCTGCTTCCTTTTTTGGAAGAAGGCGATATTATCATCGATGGTGGTAATAGTTATTTTTTGGATTCAGAAAGGCGTTTCAAAGAGTTAAAATCCAAACAGATTTTTTTTGTTGGAGCAGGTATTTCCGGAGGTGAAGAAGGGGCTCGTAACGGTCCTTCAATTATGCCTGGGGGAGATTTCAGGGCTTGGGAATTTATCAAACCTATATTTCTTTCTATTGCTGCTAAATCGCAAGATGGGAAGCCGTGTTGTTCTTGGATAGGTAGTGGGGGAGCAGGGCATTATGTCAAGATGGTCCATAATGGTATAGAGTATGGAGATATGCAACTTATCAGTGAGTTGTACGGACTGATGAGAGATTATGTACGAATGTCTTCGGATGAAATAGCTTTAGTTTTTGACGATTGGAATAATTGTGAATTAGAAAGTTATTTAGTTCGTATTACATCAGAAGTATTGGCAGCTAAAGATAAAAATAATCGATCCATAATAGATTCCATATTGGATGTCGCTGGACAAAAAGGAACAGGAAAGTGGACAGCTATTGAAGCTCTGCAAGCAGACGTTCCTTTGTCTTTGATTACAGGAGCTGTATTTTCCCGATATTTATCAGGAATGAAAGAAGAAAGAATCTTGGCAAAGGAAGCATTTTCTAAATCAGACCTGGAGTTTTCTGGCTCAAAAAAGGAATTTTTGCAAGATTGCTTCCATGCCCTTTACGCATCCAAAATTATTAGTTATTCTCAGGGGTTCTCCTTGCTAAAAAAGGCTTCAACAAAGTTTGATTGGGATTTAGATTTGGGAGAAATTTCCTTGATATGGCGTGGTGGATGCATAATACAAAGTGTATTTTTACAAGATATAAAAAATGCGTTTGTTTCGTCCCCGGATCTTCCCTCATTAATCATGGATCCTTTCTTCCAGAGTGCGCTAAAACAAGCAGATAGTGGATGGAGAAGAGTCGTTGCTGCAGCAGTTCTTTCGGGAATTCCTGTTCCTTGTTTATCAGAAGCTATATCCTACTTTGATGGATATACTACCTCAAACTCTTCAGCTAACCTCATCCAGGGGCTTCGGGATTATTTTGGAGCTCATTCCTACGAAAGAGTGGACAGACCGAGAGGAGAATTTTATCACACCGACTGGAGTGGGGACTTGGAAACCAACTTAGTCTAA
- the tyrS gene encoding tyrosine--tRNA ligase produces MKNFLTYMQDRGSVVDVSEGLSEVSGPVSAYLGFDPTGSSLHVGHLAGILALKKLSLFGHRVVALIGGATGMIGDPSGKSTERVLLDKKTVEENTDSLKKALQRFVPDIEIVDNFSWLGEMPLVDFLRDVAKHFRLGNMLAKDSVKQRLRSDEGMSFTEFSYQLLQAYDFYHLFREKGIFLQIGGSDQWGNITAGIDFIRKNLAKKAHGFTYPLLTDSQGNKLGKTEKGAVWLDANKTSPYELYQYIYGLEDAEMPKVAKLLTLIENKEIEVLLLKLKENPEQVKAYLSQEVVRIVHGDAGVSSAMSITQAMVPGRVSEFTEDSLSVLVDTGFGIEVSRIDIFGKKWADLLVHTGIATSKGEVRRLVDQKGLYINSRVLSSSEEVVSPEDIVFSKYIVVSRGRKKRSVLVVI; encoded by the coding sequence ATGAAGAATTTCCTCACTTATATGCAGGACCGGGGTTCGGTTGTTGATGTTTCTGAAGGATTATCAGAGGTGTCAGGCCCCGTCTCCGCTTACCTAGGTTTTGACCCAACAGGCTCTTCCCTTCACGTTGGGCACCTAGCAGGAATACTTGCTTTAAAAAAATTATCGTTGTTTGGTCATAGAGTTGTAGCGCTCATTGGAGGAGCGACAGGTATGATAGGTGATCCCTCAGGGAAAAGTACTGAGAGAGTCCTACTTGATAAGAAGACGGTAGAAGAAAATACAGACTCTTTAAAGAAGGCTCTGCAACGGTTTGTTCCTGACATTGAGATAGTGGATAATTTTTCTTGGCTAGGGGAGATGCCCTTAGTGGATTTTTTGAGAGATGTGGCTAAGCATTTTCGCTTGGGAAATATGTTAGCTAAGGACAGTGTTAAGCAACGCCTTCGTTCGGACGAAGGCATGAGCTTTACAGAGTTCAGTTATCAGCTATTGCAAGCTTATGATTTCTATCACTTATTCAGAGAAAAGGGGATCTTCCTACAGATCGGAGGTAGTGACCAGTGGGGAAATATTACGGCAGGTATAGACTTTATTCGAAAAAATTTAGCAAAAAAAGCTCATGGCTTCACATATCCTTTATTAACTGATAGTCAGGGAAATAAGTTAGGCAAAACGGAAAAAGGAGCCGTATGGTTAGACGCTAATAAAACCTCTCCTTATGAATTGTACCAGTATATATATGGTCTCGAGGATGCAGAGATGCCTAAGGTGGCTAAGCTGTTAACTTTGATAGAAAATAAGGAGATAGAAGTTCTTCTGTTAAAATTAAAAGAGAATCCCGAGCAAGTGAAGGCATATTTGTCTCAGGAAGTTGTTAGGATTGTGCATGGAGACGCAGGGGTATCCTCAGCAATGAGTATCACTCAAGCTATGGTTCCTGGTAGGGTTTCAGAATTTACTGAAGATTCATTATCGGTACTTGTAGACACTGGCTTTGGGATAGAGGTGTCAAGGATTGATATTTTTGGAAAAAAATGGGCAGATCTTTTAGTGCATACAGGAATAGCCACTTCTAAAGGCGAAGTAAGAAGACTAGTGGATCAGAAGGGTTTATATATTAATTCTAGGGTGTTGTCCAGTAGTGAGGAAGTTGTTTCTCCTGAAGATATTGTTTTCTCTAAGTATATAGTCGTGTCTAGAGGAAGAAAAAAAAGGTCAGTGTTAGTCGTAATTTGA
- a CDS encoding FliA/WhiG family RNA polymerase sigma factor codes for MKTQDFPELSEPWKRYLETRAIVDRDFLIESYLYLVNIVVHKLSAGFPSHIHNEDLYAAGVEGLVRAVEKFNPEKSPKFESYASFLIKASIIDDLRKQDWVPRSVHKKTGLLSSAIDSLRASLGREPTDFELCKHLQISQEELSEWYQLAKTSLMISIHEDRSCNDAEDRGFCLEDRLVDEKAMTGFEAAEKEERKKLLAGAILNLDERERQVLVLYYYEDLMLKEIGNILGVSESRVSQIHSKALLRLRSAFKNFL; via the coding sequence GTGAAAACTCAAGATTTCCCAGAACTTTCTGAACCATGGAAGCGATACCTTGAGACAAGAGCTATCGTGGATAGAGATTTCTTAATTGAGTCCTATCTTTATTTGGTAAATATCGTCGTTCATAAGCTGTCTGCAGGCTTCCCTAGCCATATTCATAATGAGGATCTTTATGCAGCAGGTGTCGAAGGATTGGTTAGGGCAGTAGAGAAGTTTAATCCAGAAAAAAGCCCTAAGTTTGAAAGTTATGCATCCTTTTTAATCAAAGCTTCAATTATTGATGATCTAAGAAAACAGGATTGGGTTCCTCGTAGTGTTCACAAGAAGACTGGTCTCTTGTCTTCAGCTATTGATTCTTTAAGGGCAAGCCTAGGTAGAGAGCCTACAGATTTTGAACTTTGTAAGCATCTTCAGATCTCACAAGAAGAATTGTCAGAATGGTACCAGTTGGCAAAAACTTCCCTAATGATTTCCATCCACGAAGACCGATCTTGCAATGATGCAGAAGATAGAGGCTTTTGCCTCGAAGATAGACTTGTTGATGAAAAAGCGATGACGGGATTTGAGGCGGCAGAAAAAGAAGAAAGAAAGAAATTACTAGCCGGGGCTATTCTGAATTTAGACGAGAGAGAACGGCAAGTTTTGGTCCTGTACTACTATGAAGATTTAATGCTGAAAGAAATCGGAAACATTCTAGGTGTCAGCGAATCTAGGGTATCTCAAATCCATTCTAAAGCATTACTCCGCCTAAGGTCTGCTTTTAAGAATTTTTTGTAA
- a CDS encoding FHIPEP family type III secretion protein, with amino-acid sequence MKNKSFESWLLLLPILVVTTSLFPMTPLLLDSFLCLGISSSLIAFLWALSARNDKDLVSYPSVLFYLTIFRLGLNIASTRLILSSGEASPMITSLGKFLASDSIIAGTAVLIILFFMNFLLIAKGGERIAEVRARFILEALPGKQMALDMSLNSGRKSFASIENLREEVIQESEFFSSMEGVFRFVKGDAVIALLILAVNVFSVPFLLSFSSLTFDKLWLVILGDGLVGQIPAILTSVGAATTISKVGKQKTFVHSFTKDLQKHSKIFFPASFSMLLFAFLPGVPFTPTFLSGSVLLLIGLKLAHKDQLESEPKVELHLPIADMREDDIKRNYRFTALRIYNELGVHFPKNIRIIRSNNSGAFLQVFNFIFDLDGFVEDSLYRKMSSLAHECVNARVIEELLVRTEAQWGIFSDEIIPMKISRDSLMVVCKSLLKDGISLHLFPYIVDSLSSLPSNKVSLDRVVEHVRKHLGDRVGRSILGKQKKIHVVTVDPYVEQLIGCDYPEKNPSVCQKILEEIDELFREPLLHSLEKEVRAVVTGSESRVEMKKIIEHKFPDLLILSYDELPKDIEICSLGTVSEKVLL; translated from the coding sequence GTGAAAAACAAGAGTTTTGAGTCTTGGTTATTGCTTCTTCCTATACTAGTGGTCACTACATCCCTGTTTCCAATGACCCCGCTTCTTCTGGATAGTTTTTTGTGTCTAGGGATTTCTTCTTCATTGATTGCTTTTCTGTGGGCATTGTCTGCTAGGAATGATAAAGATTTAGTTTCCTATCCTTCGGTGCTATTTTATCTAACGATTTTTCGTTTAGGATTAAACATCGCTTCCACGAGATTAATCTTATCTTCCGGAGAAGCTAGTCCTATGATCACCTCTCTGGGAAAATTTTTAGCTTCCGATAGCATTATTGCAGGTACAGCAGTCTTAATCATCTTATTTTTTATGAACTTTCTTCTGATAGCAAAAGGTGGAGAACGTATAGCAGAAGTTAGGGCTCGGTTTATTTTAGAAGCTCTACCGGGGAAGCAAATGGCCCTAGATATGTCCTTAAATTCTGGAAGGAAAAGTTTTGCTTCTATAGAAAATCTTAGAGAAGAAGTAATTCAAGAAAGCGAATTTTTTTCTTCCATGGAAGGCGTTTTTCGCTTTGTAAAAGGAGATGCCGTTATAGCTCTGCTTATATTGGCAGTAAATGTTTTCTCTGTTCCTTTCTTGCTAAGTTTCTCATCTTTAACATTTGATAAACTATGGCTTGTAATTTTAGGAGATGGTTTAGTCGGACAGATCCCAGCCATACTGACTTCAGTGGGGGCAGCAACAACAATATCCAAGGTCGGCAAACAAAAAACTTTTGTGCATTCCTTTACTAAAGATCTTCAAAAGCATTCTAAGATATTTTTCCCAGCATCGTTTTCTATGCTGCTTTTTGCTTTTTTGCCTGGAGTTCCTTTTACTCCTACCTTTTTGTCTGGGTCTGTTCTGCTATTGATTGGGCTAAAGTTAGCTCATAAAGACCAATTGGAAAGTGAGCCTAAAGTGGAATTGCACCTTCCTATCGCTGATATGAGAGAAGATGACATTAAGAGAAATTACAGATTTACAGCTCTGAGGATTTATAATGAGTTGGGAGTGCATTTTCCAAAAAATATCCGTATAATTCGAAGTAATAATTCAGGAGCGTTTTTACAAGTTTTTAATTTTATTTTTGATTTAGATGGATTTGTTGAAGATTCTCTATATAGAAAAATGTCCTCTTTGGCACATGAGTGTGTAAATGCCAGAGTTATAGAAGAGTTGCTCGTGAGAACTGAAGCTCAATGGGGAATTTTTTCTGATGAAATTATCCCTATGAAAATTTCCAGAGATTCTTTAATGGTGGTATGCAAATCTCTCCTTAAAGATGGTATCTCGTTGCATTTGTTTCCTTATATCGTTGATTCTCTCTCTTCTCTTCCTAGTAACAAGGTTTCTTTAGATAGAGTAGTGGAACATGTTCGTAAACATTTAGGTGATAGAGTGGGGCGAAGTATCCTTGGGAAACAGAAAAAGATTCATGTCGTGACAGTAGATCCCTACGTAGAACAACTCATTGGGTGTGATTATCCTGAGAAAAATCCTTCTGTTTGTCAAAAGATATTGGAGGAAATTGACGAATTATTTAGAGAGCCGTTATTGCACAGTTTAGAGAAAGAGGTTCGTGCTGTAGTTACAGGTAGTGAGTCTCGCGTAGAAATGAAAAAGATAATAGAGCACAAGTTTCCTGATCTTTTGATTCTTTCTTATGATGAATTGCCTAAGGACATAGAGATATGTTCTTTAGGAACGGTTTCCGAAAAAGTTTTATTATAA
- a CDS encoding 2Fe-2S iron-sulfur cluster-binding protein, producing MAKLTIVSGDDSEEFELEDGEGISEVCEEAGVPFACTEGVCGTCVIEVLEGQENLSEFTQEEKDFLGDEGGCERLACQCKIRHGKVKVTF from the coding sequence ATGGCTAAATTGACGATTGTTTCGGGAGATGATTCTGAAGAGTTTGAGTTGGAAGATGGCGAGGGAATTTCTGAGGTTTGCGAAGAAGCTGGCGTCCCGTTCGCTTGTACGGAAGGGGTTTGTGGAACCTGTGTCATAGAAGTTCTTGAGGGGCAGGAGAATCTTTCCGAGTTCACCCAGGAAGAGAAGGACTTTCTCGGTGATGAGGGTGGTTGCGAGCGGCTGGCTTGCCAGTGTAAGATTCGGCACGGTAAAGTGAAGGTCACCTTTTAG